The genomic DNA attgttgtattaaaATAACTAACATTAGAATGACTAATCAATTATCTAAGGAGATCACAAAATCCTACGTCAGTGGAATTGAGATTAAATTGGGAAAAAGTGGAGCCCTAAGCAACCCAACAAGCtagctaattaataaaatgatcagAAGCTCGCATATCATATCCAGGGCTCAGGCTCTCCATCCTCACGGCGGACTCCGGCGGAGCCCCAAAAGAACTCCGGAGGCTTGAAGGAGCCGGAAGACACAGGGAGGATTGGGAAGTTATTGCAGTTGCAGATCTCGATCATGTAGCCATCTGGGTCGTGGAAGAACACCTGCTCCACCACCGCGCCGCCGTCCTCCACCACCACCGTCACGTACCTCACCCCCATTTGTTCCAGCCTCCTCTTCACCAGCTCAACATCTGTGCACtgtaagaagaaaagaacaacCCACAAATTAATCACGCACATTCAACACAAATTTCTGTTCATGTCTTACAGAGACGACAAAAAAGACTACTATAACCGCTTGACACCCGATCAGCTGTCGGGTTTATCTCGTATAAAGCACTTACTTCAAAGGAAATGTGGTTATCCTTGGGATTGATGGGGCGAGGTGTGGCCATGGCGGCGTGGTACTCGTCATCAATGGACTGGTCATCTTCAAGCAAGTGTATCCCAATTCCATAATTAAACAACCTGCAGCTCCATCATGCATGGAagatcatatatacatatgtgtagCTATGAAAATTGTGGttcaaacccaaaaaaaatggcaaagatcagagagagagagagatgaaagaaCCAAGCGCCATGGAAATTGAAAGAAGATGGGCGTTGGACGAGGCAGAAGCCGAGAACTTCTTCGTAGAATCGCACAGAAGCCCACACAGATCGCACCAGAAGGGAGACGTGGTTGAGCGAGAGAAGAGGCAGCGGCTCGCTACTGCAGTAACTCATCATCGTCGTTCCATCTATCACCATTGTTTCGTTAGTTATAGTTCACTTTCTTCTTCACTATAAGTCTATAACCCAGATTCTCGGCTGACCTTACGCAGCACTTACAGTCGCTTATACGTCTCCCTGCAGATATATACACACGCACTGCTGTCGCATGCTGTGAATCAAGTCTACAGACAGCCGCGTGCATGCCACGGCTGGCCGCGCACCGGCAGGCAGCGATCGAGGAGCTTTCCAGGCAAATGCTTCCAGTGAAGAGAGGACAAGTAGTCAATTAATCAACGAACAAAGGGAGAGGATTTTAGAAAGTTCTTGGAAGTTTCCTTCCTCGCCTCATCGGATTAATTATTGCTCCTTTCGAACTAGCTACCTTTTCAGGTCGACAAAATTGGTCGCATTGAAGATGTAATTCACCAACCACAAACAATTTTGACAATAAGGCTAATAATTTCTGTAAGACAATTTTACGCCTTTTGCTTGGACgttcttgaattttaaatttagttaactTGGTCCATCCATGTTGACATCTTTGTATCTctaatcaattattaatatacttttcaaatatattgacgatatatttataattgatCAAAGAAGTGTcaacaaaaatatcaacaagAATGTGCAAATAGTATTACACTTTCCCTAATTACTAACAATAGCTTTTTGGGGGCGAGCATTTCATTGATTTGACCGaattacttaaattaaataaattaaatatgtgtcaaaaattaaaaggaatCGAATAGAtgcttaaatcaaaaaaaataaaaaataaaaaatctaaaaaaactaaaaaaaccaaaattttaataaaaaaataatgttatttttatattttagtcgattagattattttgatttttttgtaatatggagatcgaaccgaaccgaaataattaaaattgtcaaatttaaaaattgaactaGATCGACCTACAAATTAAATCGATCAAAACAAACCGACAATTTTGACTTGCTCAATTCAATTATATCAGTTTCCAAATATTACTCACCCCTACATTTATTAGCGTTAACataaattgattatgtacccTAGGCTCTATTTTTCACCAATTTGATTCATTAACTTCCTTGAAATGTCTGaaacaccattttttttttaaaatgatgttaattaaattaagttaagttaaaattaattatatcttatatttatttaattaaattaagttaagtTAAGTTAAGTCAagtcaaatttaatataaaataaaaaataaattaactaattgtcATCTCTAATTAAATAGAGATTAACACcaattttaacttaaattaacttcattttttataaaaatggaTATCTTGCCCTTCTCAAAAATCTCTATGAAttgatttaatgaaaaataacgaCGCCGGGATGCATGTACTAAAAACTCAAAGTTTAGGAAGtgaatgattaatttatttaatattattaaaaaaattagtgttatggctaatttaaaaaattttaatgaataattAGACGAAAACTAAAATTCAACCGTGTCTaaactataaataggagttAAGCATGCTGAAGACGGTTACCACATAAAACGCACAACACAAGAGCTCATTAATCTtctacattttattcttgtgaACTCTAGAGGTTTCAAAGATCATCTTATTTGAGATTCAAAAATAGAGTATACTAAATTATGTATTCTGTATCTCTCtatctttcaaaaaaaaaattgtttaattgtgtgatatttatttttctcttgaacaATCTTTTTCACATTCTATTGTGAAA from Diospyros lotus cultivar Yz01 chromosome 4, ASM1463336v1, whole genome shotgun sequence includes the following:
- the LOC127800310 gene encoding glyoxylase I 4-like produces the protein MVIDGTTMMSYCSSEPLPLLSLNHVSLLVRSVWASVRFYEEVLGFCLVQRPSSFNFHGAWLFNYGIGIHLLEDDQSIDDEYHAAMATPRPINPKDNHISFECTDVELVKRRLEQMGVRYVTVVVEDGGAVVEQVFFHDPDGYMIEICNCNNFPILPVSSGSFKPPEFFWGSAGVRREDGEPEPWI